In one window of Kitasatospora sp. MMS16-BH015 DNA:
- a CDS encoding ABC transporter permease, with product MLNIALATLRTRWVSFAGAFIALALGTGMIAMMALTLAATIGTPHDGPQRFATAQTVVVPADPRGDPAKLPAQLSADLVTRAAAAGQVTEDRSFDVLLQDTGLAVPPTVGHGWSAAAFTPYHLTAGRAPAAADEIVVGGAPADLVGRHLKVATDRSRGEYTVVGVTDQVWFEDALFFTDRQAAKLSPPVNALVSTASEDSVRKAVGDGPLVLSGDDRRNADPDPSGGADALTNAQAMAGTTTVIAASVAVFIVIATFAFVVDQRRRELALFRLVGATPKQVRQMVVAESALIGLGAALVGCVLGSIASGRLNTWMIDNGVAPRWFEIGLNPIALLIAFLIGTGAALAGAGSVALRASRVRPVEALRDAAASTKSMTPMRWVLGLGLLVAAVITGWSISSTSAVSAVNPRKYGMVPLLYTGAFALLAPVILRPIARLATWPLSKIGAGPLIVRQNTLNSRRRTAATVAPVVVAVGLVATMLCVQTAGDRTKVDQARQQTHADYVVTPKGGKQLAPETVAALAAVPGAEVTTVAPMRIYIANTDGQVLDSLTGQAVAPAALGSALTPKVIEGSLEHLDDGFIVVDQKTAKGDDLTLGQRLVTWLPDGSRTELKIAAIVQTGLGTDATFLSSAHTSTGSGPDRAWVRFASGTDSAAAAGQLAAALKGQPVKAAPVAVYFEAMKAKQKAQTQTAATVILGISVGYSLISVANTLIMAAAGRRRELAALNLAGATKSQVLRVVGAESLLAVVIGSILAAVAGAAVVATQRLSLVQLVHGVPLTVPWTPIWQVGALCTAVAVAAAVVSAWRVTQRRPIEVLGMRE from the coding sequence GTGCTGAACATCGCCCTGGCCACCCTGCGCACCCGCTGGGTCAGCTTCGCCGGAGCCTTCATCGCCCTGGCCCTGGGCACCGGCATGATCGCCATGATGGCGCTCACCCTGGCCGCCACCATCGGCACCCCGCACGACGGACCGCAGCGCTTCGCCACGGCCCAGACCGTGGTCGTCCCCGCCGACCCGCGCGGCGACCCGGCCAAGCTGCCCGCCCAGCTCTCCGCCGACCTGGTGACCCGCGCGGCGGCGGCCGGCCAGGTCACGGAGGACCGCTCCTTCGACGTCCTGCTCCAGGACACCGGCCTCGCCGTGCCCCCGACCGTCGGCCACGGCTGGTCGGCCGCCGCGTTCACCCCGTACCACCTCACCGCCGGCCGGGCCCCCGCCGCGGCCGACGAGATCGTGGTCGGCGGCGCCCCCGCCGACCTGGTCGGCCGTCACCTCAAGGTGGCCACCGACCGGAGCCGCGGCGAGTACACCGTGGTCGGCGTGACCGACCAGGTCTGGTTCGAGGACGCGCTCTTCTTCACCGACCGCCAGGCCGCCAAGCTCTCCCCGCCGGTCAACGCCCTGGTCTCCACCGCCTCCGAGGACAGCGTCCGCAAGGCCGTCGGCGACGGCCCGCTGGTGCTCTCCGGCGACGACCGCCGCAATGCCGACCCGGACCCGTCCGGCGGCGCCGACGCGCTGACCAACGCCCAGGCGATGGCCGGCACCACCACCGTGATCGCCGCCTCCGTCGCCGTCTTCATCGTGATCGCCACCTTCGCCTTCGTGGTCGACCAGCGCCGCCGGGAGCTCGCGCTCTTCCGCCTGGTCGGCGCCACGCCCAAGCAGGTCCGGCAGATGGTCGTCGCGGAGTCCGCGCTGATCGGCCTGGGCGCCGCCCTGGTCGGCTGCGTGCTCGGCTCGATCGCCTCCGGGCGGCTCAACACCTGGATGATCGACAACGGGGTCGCCCCGCGCTGGTTCGAGATCGGCCTCAACCCGATCGCCCTGCTGATCGCCTTCCTGATCGGCACCGGCGCGGCGCTGGCCGGCGCCGGCTCGGTCGCGCTGCGCGCCTCCCGGGTCCGGCCCGTCGAGGCGCTGCGCGACGCGGCCGCCAGCACCAAGTCGATGACCCCGATGCGCTGGGTGCTCGGCCTCGGCCTGCTGGTCGCGGCCGTGATCACCGGCTGGTCGATCTCCTCGACCTCCGCCGTCTCGGCCGTCAACCCGCGCAAGTACGGCATGGTGCCGCTGCTCTACACCGGCGCCTTCGCCCTGCTTGCCCCGGTCATCCTGCGGCCGATCGCCCGGCTGGCCACCTGGCCGCTGAGCAAGATCGGCGCCGGCCCGCTGATCGTCCGGCAGAACACCCTCAACTCCCGCCGCCGCACCGCCGCCACGGTGGCCCCGGTGGTGGTCGCGGTCGGCCTGGTGGCCACCATGCTCTGCGTCCAGACCGCGGGCGACCGCACCAAGGTCGACCAGGCCAGGCAGCAGACCCACGCCGACTACGTGGTCACCCCCAAGGGCGGCAAGCAGCTCGCCCCGGAGACCGTGGCCGCGCTGGCGGCCGTGCCCGGCGCCGAGGTGACCACCGTGGCGCCGATGCGGATCTACATCGCCAACACCGACGGCCAGGTGCTCGACTCGCTCACCGGCCAGGCCGTCGCCCCCGCCGCGCTCGGCAGCGCGCTCACCCCCAAGGTGATCGAGGGCTCGCTCGAGCACCTGGACGACGGCTTCATCGTCGTCGACCAGAAGACCGCCAAGGGCGACGACCTGACGCTCGGCCAGCGCCTGGTCACCTGGCTGCCGGACGGCTCCAGGACCGAGCTGAAGATCGCCGCGATCGTCCAGACCGGTCTGGGCACCGACGCGACCTTCCTCTCCTCGGCCCACACCTCCACCGGCAGCGGCCCGGACCGCGCCTGGGTGCGGTTCGCCTCCGGCACCGATTCCGCTGCCGCCGCTGGACAGTTGGCCGCGGCCCTCAAGGGCCAGCCGGTCAAGGCGGCGCCGGTCGCGGTGTACTTCGAGGCCATGAAGGCCAAGCAGAAGGCGCAGACCCAGACCGCCGCCACCGTCATCCTCGGCATCTCGGTCGGCTACTCGCTGATCTCGGTGGCCAACACCCTGATCATGGCCGCGGCCGGCCGCCGCCGCGAACTCGCGGCCCTCAACCTGGCCGGTGCCACCAAGTCCCAGGTGCTCCGGGTGGTCGGCGCCGAATCGCTGCTCGCGGTGGTGATCGGCTCCATCCTGGCCGCCGTCGCCGGCGCCGCCGTGGTCGCGACCCAGCGGCTCTCGCTCGTCCAACTGGTCCACGGCGTCCCGCTGACCGTCCCGTGGACGCCGATCTGGCAGGTCGGTGCGCTGTGCACGGCGGTCGCCGTCGCCGCCGCCGTGGTCTCCGCCTGGCGGGTCACCCAGCGCCGGCCGATCGAGGTGCTCGGCATGCGGGAGTAG